In the genome of Acidimicrobiales bacterium, one region contains:
- a CDS encoding Stp1/IreP family PP2C-type Ser/Thr phosphatase, whose protein sequence is MASEVVLRWSGATDVGRVRSNNQDRYLAKPDEGLWVVADGMGGHQGGEIASLTACDALSEHFHRDPQGHATADGLVDAIETANRAVHDKGNDDPDLTGMGTTVVALAVVDDDSGDEVFAIANVGDSRAYRLADGVFEQLTEDHSLVADMVREGSLSPEDAVTHPQRNILTRVLGVYDEVPVDVITVIPHPGDRFVLCSDGLFNEVPDEGIASVLRRLADPVEAADELVRRAVQSGGRDNVTVVVVDVLEDGERAELASTALEGDDRDTASMAAYGGRAYAPDVLEEQSGATSRIRRARHRRRNPDDDAQHSTSRPRRFTWRVALFCLLVVALVGGVFATIQWYAQSAYFVGFDGNEVAIFRGRPGGVGWIDPELERTTDLSRRQLPDDVIPALRSGKEEGSLDDAQAYVDNLQARVDELEAAAESTTSTTVTTSTTAPPRTTTTQARPTSPAP, encoded by the coding sequence ATGGCGAGCGAAGTCGTGCTCCGGTGGTCCGGCGCCACCGACGTGGGACGGGTGCGCTCCAACAACCAGGACCGCTACCTCGCCAAGCCCGACGAGGGCCTGTGGGTGGTAGCCGACGGCATGGGCGGGCACCAGGGCGGCGAGATCGCCTCGCTGACGGCGTGCGACGCGCTGTCCGAGCACTTCCACCGCGACCCGCAAGGGCACGCCACCGCCGACGGCCTGGTCGACGCCATCGAGACCGCCAACCGGGCCGTGCACGACAAGGGCAACGACGACCCCGACCTCACCGGCATGGGCACCACGGTGGTGGCGCTGGCGGTGGTCGACGACGACAGCGGCGACGAGGTGTTCGCCATCGCGAACGTGGGCGACTCGCGGGCCTACCGCCTGGCCGACGGCGTGTTCGAACAGCTGACCGAGGACCACAGCCTGGTCGCCGACATGGTGCGCGAGGGCAGCCTGTCGCCCGAGGACGCCGTCACGCACCCGCAACGCAACATCCTCACCCGGGTGCTGGGCGTGTACGACGAGGTGCCGGTCGACGTCATCACCGTCATCCCGCACCCGGGCGACCGCTTCGTGCTGTGCTCCGACGGGCTCTTCAACGAGGTGCCCGACGAGGGCATCGCGTCGGTGCTGCGCCGTCTGGCCGACCCGGTCGAGGCGGCCGACGAGCTGGTGCGGCGGGCCGTCCAGTCCGGCGGCCGCGACAACGTGACCGTGGTGGTCGTCGACGTGCTCGAGGACGGCGAGCGGGCCGAGCTGGCGTCCACCGCACTCGAAGGCGACGACCGCGACACGGCGTCGATGGCCGCCTACGGCGGCCGGGCCTACGCACCCGACGTGCTGGAGGAGCAGTCGGGGGCGACGTCGCGGATCCGACGGGCCCGGCATCGGCGCCGGAACCCCGACGACGACGCCCAGCACTCGACGTCCCGGCCCCGTCGCTTCACCTGGCGGGTGGCGCTGTTCTGCCTGCTGGTGGTGGCGCTCGTCGGCGGCGTGTTCGCCACCATCCAGTGGTATGCGCAGTCGGCGTACTTCGTGGGCTTCGACGGCAACGAGGTGGCCATCTTCCGGGGGCGTCCCGGCGGCGTCGGCTGGATCGATCCCGAGCTGGAGCGCACCACCGACCTGAGTCGCCGCCAGCTCCCCGACGACGTGATCCCCGCCCTGCGTTCCGGCAAGGAGGAGGGCTCGTTGGACGACGCGCAGGCCTACGTCGACAACCTGCAGGCCCGGGTCGACGAGCTGGAGGCGGCCGCCGAGTCGACCACCTCCACCACGGTGACGACGTCCACCACGGCTCCGCCGAGAACCACCACGACCCAGGCCCGCCCGACGTCACCCGCGCCGTGA
- a CDS encoding MarR family transcriptional regulator, giving the protein MSDQHGDGDFQTAFWDAKRAIATASEAAFGRHGVRAGQQYILLALWEEDCLAPGEVALRLGLSTPTVTRAATRMEAAGLLARRPHPSDRRLVRLCLTDRGRSLQEAIDREMDDLTDRALATLDPSERAAFVRYLTEMQRNLTR; this is encoded by the coding sequence TTGAGTGACCAGCACGGTGACGGCGACTTCCAGACGGCTTTCTGGGACGCGAAGCGGGCCATCGCGACCGCCAGCGAGGCGGCGTTCGGTCGTCACGGCGTGCGGGCGGGCCAGCAGTACATCCTGCTCGCGCTGTGGGAGGAGGACTGCCTGGCCCCCGGCGAGGTCGCGCTCCGGCTCGGCCTGTCGACTCCCACCGTCACCCGCGCCGCCACCCGCATGGAGGCCGCCGGCCTGCTCGCCCGTCGGCCCCATCCGTCGGACCGGCGGCTGGTGCGCCTGTGCCTCACGGACCGGGGGAGGTCGCTCCAGGAGGCCATCGACCGCGAGATGGACGACCTCACCGACCGCGCGCTCGCCACGCTCGACCCGTCCGAGCGCGCCGCCTTCGTCCGCTACCTCACCGAGATGCAGCGCAACCTCACCCGCTGA
- a CDS encoding DUF3662 and FHA domain-containing protein codes for MVIRGFERRLERMVEGAFARAFRSSIRPVELARGLAREMDDRVSVGVRGAPVVPNYFTIYLSPPDHAEFAEVQDALRRELCEAAREHARDERYGFMGPIDVELVLDEGLYVGRFEIEGRFREGPGGAGAGSLVLPTGDRFTLGEHPISIGRRPECNIVLADPNVSRNHAEIRPHETGFLLIDLGSTNGSKVNGVRVDQHMLRDGDKLSFGNTHMQFEAS; via the coding sequence ATGGTCATCCGCGGTTTCGAGCGGCGGCTGGAGCGCATGGTCGAGGGAGCCTTCGCTCGTGCCTTCCGCTCCAGCATCCGGCCCGTCGAGCTCGCTCGGGGGCTCGCCCGTGAGATGGACGATCGCGTGTCGGTCGGCGTGCGCGGCGCACCGGTCGTGCCGAACTACTTCACGATCTACCTCTCGCCGCCGGACCACGCCGAGTTCGCCGAGGTCCAGGACGCCCTGCGCCGTGAGCTCTGCGAGGCGGCCCGGGAGCACGCCCGTGACGAGCGCTACGGGTTCATGGGCCCGATCGACGTCGAGCTGGTGCTCGACGAGGGCCTCTACGTGGGCCGCTTCGAGATCGAGGGCCGCTTCCGGGAGGGTCCCGGTGGGGCCGGCGCCGGCAGCCTGGTGCTGCCCACGGGCGACCGCTTCACCCTCGGTGAGCACCCGATCAGCATCGGTCGGCGGCCCGAGTGCAACATCGTGCTGGCCGATCCCAACGTCAGCCGGAACCACGCAGAGATCCGCCCGCACGAGACGGGTTTCCTGCTCATCGACCTCGGTTCCACCAACGGCAGCAAGGTCAACGGCGTTCGCGTCGACCAGCACATGCTGCGCGACGGCGACAAGCTCAGCTTCGGCAACACCCACATGCAATTCGAGGCGAGCTGA
- a CDS encoding LLM class F420-dependent oxidoreductase, with translation MRLSISLANHSWPDAADGSSPIGPQVSRLVRLADQTGIDTLWAMDHMFQIPLNGPATDPLLEAYALLGFVAGHTERIRIGALVTAVSYRHPGLLIKSLTALDVLSQGRAWLGIGASWHDEEARAFGLPFPGLGERYERLEETLQIALRMWAGDATPFEGVHHRLENPFNNPNSVQRPHPPILVGGAGERKTLRLVAQYADACNLFDIPEGVEIAGHRGGPEGLRHKLDVLRGHCEDVGRPYDDIEKTIVSSFAIGPIGTGDVKGPAEIVDHFGGLAEVGLEHVIFEPSHPWDDESLGVIAAIVPEVGRLS, from the coding sequence GTGCGGCTCAGCATCTCCCTGGCGAACCACTCCTGGCCGGACGCGGCCGACGGGTCGAGCCCCATCGGCCCGCAGGTGTCGCGGCTCGTCCGCCTCGCCGACCAGACGGGCATCGACACCCTCTGGGCGATGGACCACATGTTCCAGATCCCGCTCAACGGCCCGGCCACCGACCCCCTGCTCGAGGCCTACGCGCTGCTCGGCTTCGTCGCCGGCCACACCGAGCGCATCCGGATCGGGGCGCTGGTCACGGCGGTCAGCTACCGGCACCCGGGGCTGCTGATCAAGTCGCTCACAGCGCTCGACGTGCTGTCGCAGGGGCGGGCCTGGCTGGGCATCGGGGCGTCGTGGCACGACGAGGAGGCCCGCGCCTTCGGTCTTCCGTTCCCCGGCCTGGGCGAGCGCTACGAGCGCCTGGAGGAGACCCTGCAGATCGCCCTGCGGATGTGGGCCGGCGACGCCACGCCGTTCGAGGGCGTCCACCATCGGCTGGAGAACCCCTTCAACAACCCGAACAGCGTGCAGCGACCGCACCCGCCGATCCTGGTGGGCGGCGCCGGCGAGCGGAAGACCCTGCGGCTGGTCGCCCAGTACGCGGACGCCTGCAACCTCTTCGACATCCCCGAGGGCGTCGAGATCGCCGGGCACCGGGGCGGGCCCGAGGGACTGCGGCACAAGCTGGACGTGCTGCGCGGCCACTGCGAGGACGTCGGGCGTCCCTACGACGACATCGAGAAGACGATCGTCAGCTCGTTCGCGATCGGGCCGATCGGCACGGGCGACGTGAAGGGGCCCGCCGAGATCGTCGACCACTTCGGCGGCCTGGCCGAGGTCGGGCTGGAGCACGTGATCTTCGAGCCGTCGCATCCCTGGGACGACGAGTCGCTGGGAGTGATCGCCGCCATCGTGCCCGAGGTCGGGCGGCTCTCGTAG
- a CDS encoding sialidase family protein, whose protein sequence is MLLTVGACGSGGESEPAVSSGGADPEWVGQVLEAEPGADQPTLIGVDGDRVVVAVVSEEGVISGFATDDQGRFRAGEPTATGLENLRLGGVTRFGDGWVALGSGGLLDDEELLFDVRAFRSTDGRTWSALDATGFDQPADVAGLVTVDDALVAVGTLRTADVPSQGGFRPVAWHSADGERWTAVPLPTDGGTEGTVQSVVTTGDEVLAVGSVDRQGVMWSSTDGGATWAIVERDGIPPMPTLSHIARQRDVIVASGTAAETDEGADGVQLLLRSTDGGRSWQEATDPPPPNRGEGFAFPLYTGGGRFFALGHSFVESWSEPELCYADIELCRQDSAVALYASDDGDRWTRVDRSGIGEGEAGEVDAVTGTDDGRIVALRQVEGGIGTWAWPADTALPAEAEPVDPTTDVDLLAEGEVPEPGRRYAVPLYIHCGMEWLFVGDEPWQRTDDEPDTETGAGAGVPDDWPVAQQTIFGFATLVGDEVVEYSIGDGEVIATYAPATEDPPGCE, encoded by the coding sequence GTGCTGCTGACCGTCGGCGCCTGCGGATCGGGGGGCGAGTCCGAACCGGCGGTGTCGAGCGGGGGTGCGGACCCGGAGTGGGTCGGCCAGGTGTTGGAGGCTGAGCCGGGCGCCGACCAGCCGACCCTGATCGGGGTCGACGGCGACCGGGTGGTCGTGGCCGTCGTGAGCGAGGAGGGCGTCATCAGCGGGTTCGCGACCGACGACCAGGGACGCTTCCGGGCCGGCGAGCCCACCGCCACCGGGCTCGAGAACCTCCGCCTCGGCGGCGTCACCCGGTTCGGCGACGGCTGGGTCGCCCTCGGCAGCGGCGGCCTGCTCGACGACGAGGAGCTCCTCTTCGACGTCCGGGCCTTCCGCTCGACCGACGGGCGCACCTGGTCCGCGCTCGACGCCACCGGGTTCGACCAGCCCGCCGACGTGGCGGGTCTGGTCACCGTCGACGACGCGCTGGTCGCGGTGGGCACGCTGCGCACCGCGGACGTACCCTCGCAGGGCGGCTTCCGGCCGGTGGCGTGGCACAGCGCGGACGGGGAGCGCTGGACGGCGGTGCCCCTCCCGACCGACGGGGGCACCGAGGGGACCGTCCAGTCCGTCGTGACGACCGGGGACGAGGTGCTGGCCGTCGGCAGCGTCGACCGCCAGGGCGTCATGTGGTCGTCGACCGACGGCGGCGCCACGTGGGCGATCGTCGAGCGCGACGGCATCCCGCCCATGCCCACCCTGAGCCACATCGCCCGGCAGCGTGACGTGATCGTGGCGAGCGGCACGGCGGCCGAGACGGACGAGGGCGCCGACGGGGTACAGCTCCTCCTGCGTTCGACCGACGGCGGCCGCAGCTGGCAGGAGGCCACGGACCCGCCGCCACCGAACCGGGGCGAGGGCTTCGCCTTCCCCCTCTACACCGGCGGTGGGCGCTTCTTCGCCCTGGGCCACTCGTTCGTCGAGTCCTGGTCCGAACCCGAGCTCTGCTACGCCGACATCGAGCTCTGCCGGCAGGACTCGGCGGTGGCGCTCTACGCCAGCGACGACGGCGACCGGTGGACCCGGGTCGACAGGTCCGGCATCGGCGAGGGCGAGGCCGGCGAGGTCGACGCCGTCACCGGCACCGACGACGGCCGGATCGTCGCCCTCCGGCAGGTCGAAGGCGGCATCGGGACCTGGGCCTGGCCCGCCGACACGGCCCTGCCCGCCGAGGCCGAGCCCGTCGATCCGACCACCGACGTCGACCTCCTCGCCGAGGGCGAGGTGCCCGAACCCGGCCGCCGCTACGCCGTCCCCCTCTACATCCACTGCGGGATGGAGTGGCTCTTCGTCGGCGACGAGCCCTGGCAACGCACCGACGACGAGCCCGACACCGAGACCGGCGCCGGCGCCGGCGTGCCCGACGACTGGCCCGTGGCCCAGCAGACGATCTTCGGGTTCGCCACCCTCGTCGGCGACGAGGTCGTCGAGTACTCGATCGGCGACGGCGAGGTCATCGCCACCTACGCACCCGCGACCGAGGACCCGCCCGGCTGCGAGTGA
- a CDS encoding FHA domain-containing protein, whose product MDDDLLNLLKIFLLVLLYLFFFRVLRAVWTEINPPRVAEAPAAAAGRQPAAPRSKPSGRQKRNRGGPPQLRVIEPPDQRGRAYPLDEEVTLGRAAGCQVPIEDAYASQVHARVFHNEGQWYVEDLGSTNGTYLNRRRVAGPMVVKKRDRVQIGNTVLELT is encoded by the coding sequence GTGGATGACGATCTCCTCAACTTGTTGAAGATCTTCCTACTGGTGCTGCTGTACCTGTTCTTCTTCCGCGTCCTGCGTGCCGTCTGGACGGAGATCAACCCACCCCGCGTGGCCGAGGCGCCCGCCGCGGCCGCCGGTCGCCAGCCGGCGGCGCCCCGCAGCAAGCCCTCGGGCCGCCAGAAGCGCAACCGGGGCGGGCCCCCGCAACTGCGTGTGATCGAGCCGCCCGACCAGCGGGGCCGGGCCTATCCGCTCGACGAGGAGGTCACCCTGGGCCGCGCCGCCGGCTGCCAGGTGCCGATCGAGGACGCCTATGCCAGCCAAGTCCACGCCCGGGTGTTCCACAACGAGGGCCAGTGGTACGTCGAGGATCTGGGGTCGACCAATGGCACCTACCTCAACCGCCGCCGCGTTGCCGGGCCGATGGTCGTCAAGAAGCGTGACCGGGTGCAGATCGGGAACACCGTGCTGGAGTTGACGTGA
- a CDS encoding CHAD domain-containing protein translates to MSFDVPTRSYVFAAEADAPARAVELVDRVREGQTSLDATVGELAATTRTVLDTADRRLRAAGLDLAIDATEHPAMFVLDGPPGARQLRVACSRQRRRYLVGDLPDGELAARLAAIVDVRALLPLVEIRRHEVPVTVLDPQAKTVVRLLVADLWALSKDTSEPQRLRGRVDVTGVLGYPRQFAQVDTALRGDPDLAEAGTDVADEAVTALGGSPGGLSSQVKVDLDGDEPAGEASRRILRRLADVVEANRPGALDDLDSEFLHDLRVALRRSRTVLRQMRRVFDPVAYREQADSLRWMQGVTGATRDLDVQLLEWDELLAKVPEDRRAALEPAHARLVEQRAAALRTMKATLRSAEYRRRWTAWRLFLAVDDDRSAGRDSERPIGKVVRRRIDALYARMVREGQAVTADSPAESLHELRKRGKSLRCLLEIYGRALWPASKVKPLVSVLKELQDVLGRHHDREVQRKRLRALAPELAQRPGGADALLAMGSLIDRLEADQRAARADVAERFVAFAQLDPRGTRSTT, encoded by the coding sequence TTGTCCTTCGACGTCCCCACCCGGTCCTATGTGTTCGCCGCGGAGGCCGACGCGCCGGCGCGGGCGGTCGAGTTGGTGGATCGGGTGCGGGAGGGACAGACGTCGCTCGATGCGACCGTCGGTGAGCTCGCGGCCACGACGCGCACCGTCCTCGACACCGCCGATCGCCGGTTGAGGGCCGCAGGACTCGACCTCGCCATCGACGCCACCGAGCATCCCGCGATGTTCGTGCTCGACGGCCCACCGGGTGCCCGCCAGCTGCGGGTGGCCTGCTCCCGGCAGCGCCGCCGTTACCTTGTCGGCGACCTGCCCGACGGCGAGCTGGCCGCGCGGCTGGCGGCGATCGTCGACGTGCGGGCGTTGCTGCCGCTGGTGGAGATCCGCCGGCACGAGGTGCCGGTCACGGTGCTCGACCCGCAGGCCAAGACCGTCGTGCGCCTCCTCGTGGCGGACCTGTGGGCGCTGTCGAAGGACACGTCCGAGCCGCAGCGGTTGCGCGGACGGGTCGACGTGACGGGCGTGCTCGGCTATCCCCGGCAGTTCGCCCAGGTGGACACGGCCCTGCGTGGCGACCCCGACCTGGCGGAGGCCGGCACGGATGTCGCCGACGAGGCGGTCACCGCTCTGGGTGGCTCGCCGGGCGGGCTGTCGAGCCAGGTGAAGGTCGACCTCGACGGCGACGAGCCCGCCGGGGAGGCCTCCCGGCGCATCCTGCGGAGGCTGGCCGACGTGGTCGAGGCGAACCGTCCCGGCGCTCTCGACGACCTCGACAGCGAGTTCCTCCACGACCTGCGGGTCGCGCTCCGACGGAGCCGGACGGTCCTGCGTCAGATGCGGCGGGTCTTCGATCCCGTGGCCTATCGGGAGCAGGCCGACAGCCTGCGTTGGATGCAGGGCGTCACCGGCGCGACACGTGATCTCGACGTCCAGCTCCTGGAGTGGGACGAGCTGCTCGCGAAGGTCCCGGAGGATCGCCGGGCGGCGCTGGAACCCGCCCACGCCCGCCTGGTCGAGCAGCGCGCCGCGGCCCTCCGGACGATGAAGGCCACGCTGCGCTCGGCCGAGTACCGGCGCCGCTGGACGGCGTGGCGGCTGTTCCTCGCCGTCGACGACGACCGGAGCGCGGGGCGTGACTCCGAACGCCCGATCGGCAAGGTCGTCCGTCGACGGATCGACGCTCTCTACGCGCGCATGGTGCGTGAGGGTCAGGCGGTCACCGCCGATTCGCCGGCCGAGTCGCTGCACGAGCTGCGCAAGCGGGGCAAGTCGCTGCGTTGCCTGCTCGAGATCTACGGGCGCGCGCTGTGGCCGGCGTCGAAGGTGAAGCCGCTGGTGAGCGTCCTGAAGGAGCTCCAGGACGTGCTCGGGCGCCACCACGATCGCGAGGTGCAGCGCAAGCGGCTCCGCGCCCTCGCACCGGAGCTGGCCCAACGGCCGGGGGGAGCGGATGCGTTGCTGGCGATGGGCTCGTTGATCGATCGGCTGGAGGCGGACCAACGGGCGGCACGGGCCGACGTCGCCGAGCGGTTCGTGGCGTTCGCGCAGCTCGACCCCCGCGGCACCCGGAGCACCACGTGA
- a CDS encoding alanyl-tRNA editing protein: MPTELLYLRDAELRTFDAAVSSATDDRVVLDRTAFYVTGGGQPHDTGTLTWDGGSARVVAVRKADGEVVHVLEGAVPDPGTAVHGEIDGDRRHALMRTHTALHVLCGVIWNEYEVAVTGGNMEPLSARMDFEFDPLPQGFGETIELRVNEELAAARPVRVDFLPRETAVEDEDLIRTKVNMIPETVTEIRVVDIVGLDKQADGGTHVANTAEVGRIRVVKTESKGKANKRIRIEVLDA, from the coding sequence ATGCCGACGGAGCTGCTGTACCTGCGGGATGCCGAGCTGCGGACGTTCGACGCCGCGGTGTCGTCCGCGACCGACGATCGGGTGGTGCTCGACCGCACGGCCTTCTACGTGACGGGCGGCGGTCAGCCCCACGACACCGGCACGTTGACGTGGGACGGTGGGTCCGCCCGGGTGGTCGCCGTGCGCAAGGCCGACGGCGAGGTCGTCCACGTCCTCGAGGGCGCGGTTCCCGATCCCGGCACGGCCGTCCACGGCGAGATCGACGGGGACCGTCGCCACGCGCTCATGCGCACGCACACCGCGTTGCACGTGCTCTGCGGCGTCATCTGGAACGAGTACGAGGTCGCGGTCACGGGCGGCAACATGGAACCGCTGTCGGCCCGGATGGACTTCGAGTTCGATCCGCTGCCGCAGGGCTTCGGCGAGACGATCGAGCTCCGGGTCAACGAGGAGCTCGCCGCGGCCCGCCCGGTCCGGGTCGACTTCCTGCCCCGGGAGACCGCGGTCGAGGACGAGGACCTCATCCGCACCAAGGTCAACATGATCCCGGAGACCGTGACCGAGATCCGCGTCGTCGACATCGTCGGTCTCGACAAGCAGGCCGACGGCGGCACCCACGTGGCGAACACCGCCGAGGTCGGTCGCATCCGCGTCGTGAAGACCGAGTCCAAGGGCAAGGCCAACAAGCGCATCCGCATCGAGGTCCTAGACGCTTGA
- a CDS encoding alkaline phosphatase family protein, giving the protein MRPAGYRAPKPDDVGRLADALLDPDLERIVEFVVTADDQAYQVQAVDGRVRFRRGTDDPTTFEDVDVEGRNPLADTATDRFAPLADERAHPWPTRTEQSYPHAHEQIAQIFDHPAAPDLVCIHTSAHNWEDQGGERGEHGSLGVVQARAPFVLAGAGVRQQGLIPQSCRVVDVAPTVMRLLGGPDLRRQDGTALTHLLDADAPPAEHVVGFLWDGTNPNVLYDLAARGEAPNLARLLDLGVGLGHGAMASLPSVTLANHTSIVTGTHPGHHGILHNAWYDRAAGEQVITNSPATWAWAMERLAPGVETLHQAVHRHWPDAFTVSVNEPCDTGADVSIFDQVRRGRAIPRAPRAEDLPFATERFVRPEKTYEVASRVDHTGMVQAVDAWTGGTPLPRFCFVNFTLTDAAFHHRGPYSEIARSSIHDTDARMGEVLDAVERSGAWDRTAFFVVADHGMEDSNPDVTGDWAPALAATGVPHRDEAYGFIYVTE; this is encoded by the coding sequence ATGCGACCTGCTGGGTACCGGGCCCCCAAGCCGGACGACGTCGGGCGGCTGGCCGATGCGCTGCTCGACCCCGACCTGGAGCGGATCGTCGAGTTCGTGGTGACCGCCGACGACCAGGCGTACCAGGTGCAGGCGGTCGACGGGCGGGTGCGGTTCCGCCGCGGCACCGACGACCCGACGACCTTCGAGGACGTCGACGTCGAGGGCCGGAACCCGCTGGCCGACACCGCCACCGACCGCTTCGCCCCACTGGCCGACGAGCGGGCGCACCCGTGGCCGACCCGCACCGAGCAGTCGTACCCCCACGCCCACGAGCAGATCGCCCAGATCTTCGACCACCCCGCCGCCCCCGACCTGGTGTGCATCCACACGTCGGCCCACAACTGGGAGGACCAGGGCGGCGAGCGGGGCGAGCACGGGTCGCTCGGCGTCGTCCAGGCCCGCGCCCCGTTCGTGCTCGCCGGCGCCGGCGTCCGCCAGCAGGGCCTGATCCCGCAGTCGTGCCGCGTGGTCGACGTCGCCCCCACGGTGATGCGGCTGCTCGGCGGCCCCGACCTGCGCCGCCAGGACGGCACGGCGCTCACCCACCTCCTCGACGCCGACGCCCCGCCCGCCGAGCACGTCGTCGGGTTCCTGTGGGACGGCACCAACCCCAACGTCCTCTACGACCTGGCCGCCCGCGGCGAGGCCCCCAACCTGGCCCGCCTGCTCGACCTGGGCGTCGGACTGGGCCACGGCGCCATGGCGTCGCTGCCATCGGTCACGCTCGCCAACCACACCAGCATCGTCACCGGCACCCACCCCGGGCACCACGGCATCCTCCACAACGCCTGGTACGACCGGGCCGCCGGGGAGCAGGTGATCACCAACTCGCCGGCCACCTGGGCCTGGGCGATGGAGCGCCTGGCACCCGGCGTCGAGACCCTCCACCAGGCCGTGCACCGCCACTGGCCCGACGCCTTCACCGTGTCGGTCAACGAGCCGTGCGACACGGGCGCCGACGTGTCGATCTTCGACCAGGTGCGGCGGGGCCGGGCGATCCCCCGGGCGCCCAGGGCCGAGGACCTCCCCTTCGCCACCGAGCGCTTCGTGCGACCGGAGAAGACGTACGAGGTGGCGTCGCGGGTGGACCACACCGGCATGGTCCAGGCGGTCGACGCGTGGACGGGCGGGACACCGTTGCCCCGCTTCTGCTTCGTGAACTTCACGCTCACCGACGCCGCCTTCCACCACCGCGGCCCCTACTCGGAGATCGCCCGCTCCAGCATCCACGACACCGACGCCCGCATGGGCGAGGTGCTCGACGCCGTCGAGCGGTCGGGGGCGTGGGACCGCACGGCGTTCTTCGTGGTCGCCGACCACGGCATGGAGGACAGCAACCCCGACGTGACCGGCGACTGGGCCCCGGCGCTCGCCGCCACCGGCGTCCCCCACCGCGACGAGGCCTACGGGTTCATCTACGTCACGGAGTGA
- a CDS encoding AAA family ATPase yields the protein MKVLASYNIKGGVGKTSAAVNLSVLAARDGLRTLLWDLDPQGAASFLLRVRPKVKGGGRKLVRGRSDLPELLRGSDVEGLDVLPADFSYRHLDLALDSTKRPTRQLATVLAPLADHYDLVIVDCQPSISLVSESIFDAADALVVPLIPSTLSLRTFDQLLDYVRDDVKRPPEIIGFFSMVDGRKKLHREVMAQLPVDHPEVSSVAVPAATEVELMGVKRSAVVDSAPRSRAAEAYRELWAEIRIRVDIRPTMG from the coding sequence GTGAAGGTGCTGGCGTCGTACAACATCAAGGGCGGGGTCGGGAAGACGTCGGCGGCGGTGAACCTGAGCGTGCTGGCCGCCAGGGACGGGCTCCGGACGCTGCTGTGGGACCTCGACCCGCAGGGCGCGGCCTCGTTCCTGCTGCGCGTCCGGCCGAAGGTCAAGGGCGGCGGCCGCAAGCTCGTGCGCGGGCGCAGCGACCTTCCCGAGCTGTTGCGCGGCAGCGACGTGGAGGGCCTCGACGTGCTGCCGGCGGACTTCTCGTACCGCCACCTCGACCTGGCGCTCGACAGCACCAAGCGCCCGACCCGGCAGCTGGCCACGGTGCTCGCTCCCCTCGCCGACCACTACGACCTCGTCATCGTCGACTGCCAACCGTCGATCTCGCTGGTGTCCGAGAGCATCTTCGACGCCGCCGACGCCCTGGTCGTCCCGCTGATCCCGTCGACGCTGTCGTTGCGCACCTTCGACCAGTTGCTCGACTACGTGCGCGACGACGTCAAGCGGCCGCCGGAGATCATCGGCTTCTTCTCGATGGTCGACGGCCGCAAGAAGCTCCACCGTGAGGTGATGGCCCAGCTCCCCGTCGACCACCCCGAGGTCAGCTCCGTCGCGGTCCCGGCCGCCACCGAGGTGGAGCTCATGGGCGTCAAGCGCTCCGCCGTCGTCGACAGCGCCCCCCGCAGCCGCGCCGCCGAGGCCTACCGCGAGCTCTGGGCCGAGATCCGCATCCGCGTCGACATCCGACCCACAATGGGCTGA